One genomic region from Listeria monocytogenes encodes:
- a CDS encoding LacI family DNA-binding transcriptional regulator, giving the protein MVGIKDIAKKAGVSISTVSYALNGSPKVTEKTRKRIMTIANELNYIPNMAARTLKTRETKIIGVYLTNYGGIFYGTLLEGLTQTLYKHGYELIACSGTKTHRFLPEKMIDGAIILDANFPSSEIINYANRGHKLVVLDRELTHENVSQVLLDNKGGATLAIDYLSTNFKGDFYVITGPDDSYDAKVRLETAKQELARSGDKKVHIIEGDFSEESGERAASIIAKNWKAPVSVFALNDNMAIGMYRYFAGTDLEIGKDVRIIGFDNTDISEYLVPRLATIEYSKYKWGAVAADKLVELLEGGKAENEIIYTTRISGPSVSNN; this is encoded by the coding sequence GTGGTAGGAATTAAAGATATCGCGAAAAAGGCAGGGGTTTCCATTTCAACAGTATCCTACGCACTTAATGGCAGCCCGAAAGTGACCGAAAAAACGCGAAAACGAATTATGACCATCGCAAATGAATTGAATTATATTCCCAATATGGCAGCACGAACGTTAAAAACAAGAGAAACAAAAATTATCGGCGTCTATTTAACGAACTACGGCGGGATTTTTTACGGGACTTTACTGGAAGGTTTAACGCAAACGCTATATAAACATGGATATGAACTCATTGCTTGTAGTGGTACGAAAACACACCGATTTTTACCCGAGAAAATGATTGATGGGGCTATTATTTTAGATGCGAATTTCCCGTCTAGTGAAATCATTAACTATGCTAATCGTGGTCATAAATTAGTGGTGCTTGACCGCGAACTTACCCATGAGAACGTGAGCCAAGTCCTTCTAGATAATAAAGGCGGCGCAACGCTAGCAATTGATTATTTATCCACTAATTTTAAGGGTGACTTCTATGTCATTACCGGTCCAGACGATTCCTATGATGCAAAAGTCAGACTCGAAACGGCGAAACAAGAACTTGCTCGGTCTGGTGATAAAAAAGTGCATATTATTGAAGGCGACTTTTCAGAAGAAAGTGGTGAAAGAGCTGCGTCCATTATCGCCAAAAATTGGAAGGCTCCTGTTTCAGTGTTTGCTCTAAATGATAACATGGCAATTGGAATGTATCGTTATTTTGCTGGTACGGATTTAGAAATTGGTAAAGACGTGCGAATTATTGGCTTTGATAATACCGACATAAGTGAATATCTAGTTCCACGTCTTGCTACTATTGAATATTCGAAGTACAAATGGGGCGCAGTTGCTGCAGATAAACTAGTGGAACTCCTTGAAGGCGGAAAAGCTGAAAACGAAATAATCTATACTACTAGAATCAGTGGACCATCTGTTTCAAACAATTAG
- a CDS encoding GntR family transcriptional regulator: MNPTFHADKPIYSQISDWMKKQMITGEWKGEDKLPSVREMGVQLAVNPNTVSRAYQELERAGYIYAKRGMGSFVTSDKALFDQLKIELADAITERFLEEAKSIGLDDQAAIELLIKRSRNHE; this comes from the coding sequence ATGAATCCGACTTTTCATGCAGATAAACCAATCTATAGTCAAATCTCTGACTGGATGAAAAAACAAATGATTACAGGCGAATGGAAGGGAGAGGATAAGTTGCCTTCTGTTCGGGAAATGGGCGTACAGCTTGCAGTAAATCCTAATACCGTTAGCCGTGCTTATCAAGAATTAGAACGAGCGGGTTATATTTATGCAAAACGAGGGATGGGATCATTCGTCACTTCCGACAAAGCACTTTTCGACCAATTAAAAATAGAGTTAGCAGATGCAATTACAGAACGCTTTTTAGAAGAAGCGAAGAGCATCGGTTTAGATGACCAAGCAGCAATAGAATTACTAATAAAAAGGAGCCGCAACCATGAATGA
- a CDS encoding Gfo/Idh/MocA family protein produces MKLGIMGTNWITDSFIEGAINSGEWNLTAVYSRTEEKARAFGEKYGELTYFTDIEEMGKSDALDAVYIASPNALHYQHAVSLLKNKKHVIVEKPIFSTVAELEHAHQIARENNVFLFEAARHIQEPNFKRLQENIKKVGTIHGATLAYMKYSSRYDQVLNGEEPNIFSLKFSGGSIVDLGVYPLYSAITLFGEPVKATYFATKLPTGVDGLGPIILEYPTFNITIIQGKNSQSFLPSEIYGQKGTLIVDPLTGIEKITFYDNATKEETELAGPVVANDMQFEAAEFARIIEQSDRDTYEYLADLSLKVLRVSNELRHQNDIWFDAEK; encoded by the coding sequence ATGAAACTTGGAATTATGGGAACGAACTGGATTACGGATTCTTTTATTGAAGGTGCTATTAATTCAGGTGAATGGAATCTTACTGCGGTATATTCACGAACAGAAGAAAAAGCACGCGCATTTGGAGAAAAATATGGAGAGTTGACTTATTTCACAGATATAGAAGAAATGGGCAAATCAGACGCACTTGATGCGGTCTACATTGCTTCTCCTAATGCGCTCCATTATCAACATGCGGTTAGCTTACTGAAAAATAAAAAACATGTTATCGTAGAAAAACCGATTTTTTCTACCGTAGCCGAATTAGAGCATGCGCATCAAATTGCTCGCGAAAACAATGTCTTTTTATTTGAAGCAGCACGCCACATTCAAGAGCCAAACTTCAAACGGCTACAAGAAAACATCAAAAAAGTAGGTACTATTCATGGGGCAACACTAGCGTACATGAAGTATTCTTCCAGATACGATCAAGTTTTAAACGGGGAAGAACCAAATATTTTCTCCTTGAAATTTTCTGGCGGGTCTATCGTTGATTTGGGCGTTTATCCACTTTACTCAGCGATTACACTATTTGGTGAACCTGTAAAAGCAACTTATTTTGCCACTAAATTACCAACTGGTGTAGACGGACTTGGACCAATAATTCTCGAATACCCAACATTCAATATTACTATCATTCAAGGGAAAAATTCACAGTCCTTCCTGCCAAGCGAAATTTATGGTCAAAAAGGAACGCTAATTGTTGATCCTCTAACTGGAATTGAAAAAATTACTTTTTACGATAATGCGACAAAAGAAGAAACTGAACTCGCTGGCCCAGTTGTAGCCAATGATATGCAATTTGAAGCAGCAGAGTTTGCTAGAATTATCGAACAAAGCGACCGAGATACATATGAATACTTAGCAGACCTAAGCTTAAAAGTATTGCGTGTCTCCAACGAACTTCGTCACCAAAATGATATTTGGTTTGACGCAGAAAAATAA
- a CDS encoding ABC transporter ATP-binding protein, whose amino-acid sequence MNENLITITGLTKKYRKRKPLNDINLSLQKGKIIGLLGPNGAGKTTLLNAISGLLKPTSGTINLAENSKIAYLPSEDFLPNMVICDYFRIYHSFFPDFDQEKAKQMIRSFGINIKENTKYLSKGNAAKVMLALILCRDVDLYLLDEPFSEIDLISRDDLIKSIATFLKEDATLVVTTHLIQDMEMMFDEIIFLKRGKIIEQIDTETLREEYRKSVMDYYREVFGHA is encoded by the coding sequence ATGAATGAAAACCTGATTACAATTACGGGATTAACGAAAAAATATCGAAAAAGAAAACCATTAAATGACATTAACTTATCTCTTCAAAAAGGGAAAATCATTGGGCTACTTGGTCCTAATGGTGCGGGAAAAACAACTTTGTTAAATGCAATTTCAGGTCTACTTAAACCAACATCTGGAACAATAAACTTAGCAGAAAACAGCAAAATAGCCTATTTGCCGAGTGAAGATTTTTTACCTAATATGGTTATCTGCGACTATTTTCGAATTTATCACAGCTTTTTTCCGGATTTTGACCAAGAAAAAGCAAAACAAATGATCCGTTCGTTTGGAATCAACATAAAAGAAAATACCAAATATTTATCCAAAGGTAATGCTGCAAAAGTAATGTTGGCACTTATTCTATGCCGAGATGTAGACTTATATTTGCTGGATGAACCATTTTCAGAAATTGATTTGATTTCGCGAGATGACCTAATTAAAAGCATCGCGACGTTCCTTAAAGAAGATGCAACACTTGTTGTCACAACACACTTAATCCAAGATATGGAAATGATGTTTGATGAAATTATCTTCTTGAAACGAGGTAAGATAATAGAGCAAATAGACACAGAAACACTTCGGGAAGAATACAGGAAATCAGTGATGGATTACTATCGGGAGGTATTTGGGCATGCTTAA